Proteins found in one Sorghum bicolor cultivar BTx623 chromosome 1, Sorghum_bicolor_NCBIv3, whole genome shotgun sequence genomic segment:
- the LOC8081243 gene encoding protein WVD2-like 1 isoform X2, which translates to MSLEIWSLRRDRSPMLKEAVEMSTDEESDGVVICHLNGNTDGCDETISGSRDDDSPEGQETNSIKDPDVQGDTQEDKCVNQDSLKLIDQEKSAPPKSPAKSATASSGSERPKRVVPQPFSLSTQRRSSGVNGGVTNPSANKDKSGDKSSISPASMTKKSTPVAPKKTLQPEQAFHPVEEDSCSVTSSTTTSTRAGRTKTTVPVAPSFVCANRADKRKEFYTKLEEKHKALEAEKDEAEARKKEEQDVALKQLRKSLVIKAKPMPSFYQEGPPPKAELKKVPTTRAKSPKFTSSRRKSCSDTTQTPEGKNTNSTSTRSHRHSIGTSKDANRVQCSPKSGVATKTRSVKPELKAL; encoded by the exons TCCAATGTTGAAAGAGGCTGTGGAAATGTCTACAGATGAAGAATCAGATGGTGTTGTTATATGCCATCTGAATGGTAACACCGATGGATGCGACGAAACCATTAGTGGTAGTCGTGATGATGATAGCCCAGAAGGCCAGGAAACTAATTCCATTAAGGACCCTGATGTACAAGGTGACACACAGGAAGACAAGTgtgtaaatcaagattcactgaaGTTGATTGATCAAGAGAAGTCTGCTCCCCCCAAGTCCCCAGCAAAGTCTGCGACTGCCAGTTCTGGATCGGAGAGGCCTAAACGTGTTGTTCCCCAACCATTCTCTCTTTCTACGCAAAGAAGGTCATCGGGAGTAAATGGTGGTGtgaccaatccatcggcaaataAGGATAAATCTGGTGATAAAAGTAGCATATCTCCAGCAAGCATGACAAAGAAG AGTACGCCGGTGGCACCTAAGAAGACTTTGCAGCCTGAGCAGGCATTTCACCCTGTGGAAGAGGACTCTTGTTCTGTGACTTCCTC AACTACAACATCAACAAGAGCTGGCAGAACTAAGACAACTGTTCCCGTTGCCCCTTCATTTGTGTGTGCTAACCGTGCTGACAAGAGGAAGGAG TTCTACACAAAATTAGAGGAGAAACATAAAGCTTTGGAAGCAGAGAAGGACGAGGCTGAGGCCAGGAAAAAG GAAGAGCAAGACGTTGCTTTAAAACAACTAAGGAAGTCATTGGTGATTAAAGCAAAACCCATGCCAAGCTTCTATCAAGAAGGGCCCCCACCAAAGGCTGAACTTAAGAAG GTGCCTACTACTCGTgccaaatcaccaaaatttacaAGTTCAAGGAGAAAGAGCTGCAGTGATACAACACAAACACCTGAGGGGAAAAATACCAATTCAACATCTACCCGGTCACATCGTCACAGCATTGGGACTTCTAAAGACGCTAACAGAGTACAATGCTCGCCGAAGAGTGGTGTGGCGACCAAAACTAGATCCGTCAAGCCTGAGCTGAAGGCCCTCTGA
- the LOC8081243 gene encoding protein WVD2-like 1 isoform X1 — protein sequence MSANGESGGDPAAARRRWDLTNKGPESTPMLKEAVEMSTDEESDGVVICHLNGNTDGCDETISGSRDDDSPEGQETNSIKDPDVQGDTQEDKCVNQDSLKLIDQEKSAPPKSPAKSATASSGSERPKRVVPQPFSLSTQRRSSGVNGGVTNPSANKDKSGDKSSISPASMTKKSTPVAPKKTLQPEQAFHPVEEDSCSVTSSTTTSTRAGRTKTTVPVAPSFVCANRADKRKEFYTKLEEKHKALEAEKDEAEARKKEEQDVALKQLRKSLVIKAKPMPSFYQEGPPPKAELKKVPTTRAKSPKFTSSRRKSCSDTTQTPEGKNTNSTSTRSHRHSIGTSKDANRVQCSPKSGVATKTRSVKPELKAL from the exons TCCAATGTTGAAAGAGGCTGTGGAAATGTCTACAGATGAAGAATCAGATGGTGTTGTTATATGCCATCTGAATGGTAACACCGATGGATGCGACGAAACCATTAGTGGTAGTCGTGATGATGATAGCCCAGAAGGCCAGGAAACTAATTCCATTAAGGACCCTGATGTACAAGGTGACACACAGGAAGACAAGTgtgtaaatcaagattcactgaaGTTGATTGATCAAGAGAAGTCTGCTCCCCCCAAGTCCCCAGCAAAGTCTGCGACTGCCAGTTCTGGATCGGAGAGGCCTAAACGTGTTGTTCCCCAACCATTCTCTCTTTCTACGCAAAGAAGGTCATCGGGAGTAAATGGTGGTGtgaccaatccatcggcaaataAGGATAAATCTGGTGATAAAAGTAGCATATCTCCAGCAAGCATGACAAAGAAG AGTACGCCGGTGGCACCTAAGAAGACTTTGCAGCCTGAGCAGGCATTTCACCCTGTGGAAGAGGACTCTTGTTCTGTGACTTCCTC AACTACAACATCAACAAGAGCTGGCAGAACTAAGACAACTGTTCCCGTTGCCCCTTCATTTGTGTGTGCTAACCGTGCTGACAAGAGGAAGGAG TTCTACACAAAATTAGAGGAGAAACATAAAGCTTTGGAAGCAGAGAAGGACGAGGCTGAGGCCAGGAAAAAG GAAGAGCAAGACGTTGCTTTAAAACAACTAAGGAAGTCATTGGTGATTAAAGCAAAACCCATGCCAAGCTTCTATCAAGAAGGGCCCCCACCAAAGGCTGAACTTAAGAAG GTGCCTACTACTCGTgccaaatcaccaaaatttacaAGTTCAAGGAGAAAGAGCTGCAGTGATACAACACAAACACCTGAGGGGAAAAATACCAATTCAACATCTACCCGGTCACATCGTCACAGCATTGGGACTTCTAAAGACGCTAACAGAGTACAATGCTCGCCGAAGAGTGGTGTGGCGACCAAAACTAGATCCGTCAAGCCTGAGCTGAAGGCCCTCTGA